A single window of Vigna radiata var. radiata cultivar VC1973A chromosome 4, Vradiata_ver6, whole genome shotgun sequence DNA harbors:
- the LOC106758762 gene encoding 60S ribosomal protein L34 translates to MVQRLTYRKRHSYATKSNQHRIVKTPGGKLVYQSTKKRASGPKCPVTGKRIQGIPHLRPAEYKRSRLSRNRRTVNRAYGGVLSGGAVRERIIRAFLVEEQKIVKKVLKIQKAKEKQAAKS, encoded by the exons ATGGTGCAGAGGCTCACTTATCGCAAGCGCCACAGCTATGCCACCAAATCGAATCAGCACCGGATTGTTAAGACCCCTG GTGGGAAGTTGGTGTACCAGAGCACTAAGAAGAGGGCTAGTGGACCTAAGTGTCCTGTCACTGGGAAGAGGATCCAAGGG ATCCCCCACTTAAGACCTGCGGAATACAAGAGGTCTAGATTGTCTAGGAACCGCCGGACAGTTAACCGGGCCTATGGAGGTGTTTTATCTGGTGGAGCTGTTAGAGAAAG GATTATTCGGGCTTTCCTTGTTGAAGAAcagaaaattgtgaaaaagGTATTGAAGATCCagaaggcaaaagaaaagcagGCTGCTAAGAGTTAA
- the LOC106758893 gene encoding transcription factor PRE6 — MSSRRSRQHSGSTRISDDQIIELVSKLRQLVPEIRSRRSDKVSASKVLQETCNYIRSLHREVSDLSERLSQLLTTIDADSAEAGIIRSLLNQ; from the exons ATGTCTAGCCGAAGATCCAGACAACATTCAGGGTCTACGAGGATCTCCGATGACCAAATCATCGAGCTTGTTTCCAAATTGCGCCAACTTGTTCCTGAGATTCGCAGTAGGCGATCTGACAAG GTTTCAGCGTCGAAGGTCCTACAAGAAACCTGCAACTACATCAGAAGCTTGCACAGAGAGGTGAGTGACTTGAGTGAGCGACTGTCTCAGTTGTTGACCACAATTGACGCTGATAGTGCTGAAGCGGGAATCATTAGGAGCCTACTTAATCAATAA